The segment GCCGTGTTCGACGCCCTCGGTGTGCGCGTGCGCGAGCTGCCCCTGACGGCCGACACCCTGCTGCGCGCCGTGCACGCCGCGGAGGCCGCATGAGCGAAACCAAAACAACCATGTTCCAGGTCAACCGGCAGCCCGTGCACTTTGGCGGTGACGAGAAGGCCACTCTGCTCTCGGTGCTGCGCGAGGAATTGAATCTGAGCGGCCCCAAGTTCGGCTGCGGTCAGGGCGAGTGCGGTGCCTGCATGGTGCTGGTGGACGGCCAGCCCCAGACCTCCTGCAATCTGCCCGTGTGGTCCATCCAGGGCAAGCAGGTGACCACACTCGAAGGCCTGGGCACACCGGAGCAGCCGCACCCCGTGCAGACCGCTTTCATCGAAGAGCGCGCCGCCCAGTGTGGCTACTGCGTGGCCGGCATCATCACCTCGGCCTGCGCTTTGCTGGCCCGCAACCCTACGCCCAGCCGTGCAGACATTGTGTTGGGCCTGGAA is part of the Rhodoferax sp. BAB1 genome and harbors:
- a CDS encoding (2Fe-2S)-binding protein, with the translated sequence MSETKTTMFQVNRQPVHFGGDEKATLLSVLREELNLSGPKFGCGQGECGACMVLVDGQPQTSCNLPVWSIQGKQVTTLEGLGTPEQPHPVQTAFIEERAAQCGYCVAGIITSACALLARNPTPSRADIVLGLEKHLCRCGAQTRMLRAIERAAAETKSNS